AAGTCGGGAGATATTATAAGGAAGGATCAGGAAGGAATTAAATGCCATCTATCAGCTTTGAAATAGAATGGATCGTTTGAGGCGGGCGGCTATACGGCGGGCTTTGAAGCAGATGGTGGCTTTGATAGAATACGGGTCGATGCCCTGGCCGTCTCTTTCAACGGCAGTCACTTTCCCTAAAATTTGATCGGCAGTGACCGGTTCATCGCAAACAACAGCGGCATCACCACGCAGGATGAACCAGTGCTGGGGACTGAGGTCTGAGGACTGAGTTTTAAGTGGTGAGTGTTTCGCATGATGAGCGCTCTTTTGGACGATGCGGATGACCCGATGGGCAGCAACGCCCGATTTGTGGCGGTAGAGAATGATATCGCCAGTGATGATCGCGCTGGTTTTGATGGGTGAAACGCTGATGACATCACCATTACATATGGTCGGGTACATGCTGTCGCCGGGAGCGCGGAATTTTACGGCATGACCTTCTCGGAGCAGTTCAGTACAAATCTTTTCAAAATTATCAGGAGTCAGCGATGCGGACTGAGGACTGAGGACTGAGGACTGAGCTAAGTCCGAACATTTTGGTATGGGGTTCTCTTTGAGTCTTGTGTTCATCAACAAGCTATCTACCTATCTCTGAATACTCAAATTATTAAATACCTTAATGCTCACTCGCTACTTGCTTCTTCGCTTTTGGGCTTTTCTTTGTCTGTCGACAGATGCTCGAAGGCCACCCACAATTCTGCCGACTTCCTGGGCCTTATCCATAATTTTCTTGAACTCATTGTTCTTAATGTATTCAACATCTAAAGCCACATAAAGTAAGGAACGAACCTCAGCACAAGAAGCTTTTGCAACCGATAAAAATTGATGGAATTCCCCGCGACCACCTCGCTCAAATCCCTCTGCGATGTTAGACATAATGGAAACCGCTGCTCGTTGAATTTGTCCAGCCAGGCCAAAATCTTTGGCAAATTCGCCCATACGTGAATTTTGATAAATTTCTTTTGTAAGCTCTCTGGCTTTTTGCCAGGCAATCAAATCTTCAAATTTGTCTATTCTTTCTCTTTTCTTC
The DNA window shown above is from Desulfobacterales bacterium and carries:
- a CDS encoding S24/S26 family peptidase encodes the protein MNTRLKENPIPKCSDLAQSSVLSPQSASLTPDNFEKICTELLREGHAVKFRAPGDSMYPTICNGDVISVSPIKTSAIITGDIILYRHKSGVAAHRVIRIVQKSAHHAKHSPLKTQSSDLSPQHWFILRGDAAVVCDEPVTADQILGKVTAVERDGQGIDPYSIKATICFKARRIAARLKRSILFQS
- a CDS encoding four helix bundle protein gives rise to the protein MSDEKKRERIDKFEDLIAWQKARELTKEIYQNSRMGEFAKDFGLAGQIQRAAVSIMSNIAEGFERGGRGEFHQFLSVAKASCAEVRSLLYVALDVEYIKNNEFKKIMDKAQEVGRIVGGLRASVDRQRKAQKRRSK